One Nicotiana tomentosiformis chromosome 1, ASM39032v3, whole genome shotgun sequence genomic window, TAATGTAATGGACCTCAAGGGCTAGTTTTTAAGTTATGTAACCTACATTTGATCTCATGTGCTATCATTGTTGAGCATTCTACTCAACTTTAATAATAGGCTCTATGTAGTTTGCAAGTTTTATGTCTTTCACTTCTTAGGATTTCATTAcaatttgtttttaaatttttctatatataaaaaaaaaaaaaactagccCTAGGATCTGCCTAGTGGATTTGCTAAAAAAACAGAACtgtatttcattgaatttgaaagaataGAAGGTTAACATAAAAATACAATCATAATAAGatgtttggattacaaccctgaaagtaacccaaagtacaaaaaaGAAGCTTcaaaagcaaactaccaagactccttccttgtgaggagaggagttgcttcccaattgttgagcatggtgtctgggccaattagttgcatattgACACGAATAGTGCCTTCACtagcctggatcatattcacttcagaaaacatctagctgaggccatggcaaatttcatcaatgtttgcctACATCAAAGAATTTTGACCCTCTTAGagtcgtggcttgacaaaagtgtagaaaatatTAGAGGGACGGGTTTCTACAAGACCCACACATGCTTTTTGaggtgcttggctttgtcttcgtcATCTTGTGTTGGcttgaagcctaaaccaaaagtacccctatTACTAAACGGAGAAATGGGTTCCGGAATTTCTTGTAATGATGCCCCCAAGCCTTTTAATGGATCATAACCTTGTCTCggcataagtgcagccaccattacatATGTGGCGGAAAGATGAGGATGGAGAATAAGCTTTCCTttctcaacatggtccacaacaaccacttaGAATGCCTGATAGACAATGGACTCAcacccttccttggcctcaatacacaGGATCAaagggtctttataaatggatgaatcgtcttctccgtgaacattAATTTATTGTCTGTCATGTTCGAATGTGAGCATCTGATGCAAatcttccaagaagaaagttataagaagtttccatgtctaCTACTTGGAAAACAATTTCAAAATAAACCGGCCCAATTGTcttggtgaggttgatctccccaataGTATCTCTCACTAAGCCATAAAAAGCCCGGATGCGAATATTGCTAGGTTGGATtatgtctgtatttatcttcatGCTTTGCAAAGTATATAGAGGGCATAAATTTACACTCGAGCCTTCATCAATCATGACTCGCTTtacataatgcccctcacattAGACGATCacgtgcaaagccctattgtgcccGGTTCCTTCCTCGAGAAGTTCATCATTAGTAAAGTAGATTCTATTCACCTCAAAATTTTTGTTGGCCATCTTCTCCAACTCATTCACTATGGTTTTATCTGAGACCTGTGCCTCGTTCAGGGtcttgattagtacacgggcatgttCTTTTGAATGTATGAGTAGAGATAGTAGAGAGATTTGGGtaggagtctttctcagctggtcaatgattgagtaatcctgaactttcatcttttccaaaaacttttctacctcttcttcagtgactagtttctttattggcatttgtccttctctgatttgcttggccttcctcaactcttctggagagtaacacttccctgatcgagtcaaactCCAGTTTTCCCTACTTCCTCTATGATTTCCTGGCCTTTTTAGGTTATCAAAGTTTTATTGTAGTTTCAAGGAATGATTTTCGTGTTTTTCATAGGGGGTTACACGGCAGGTCGATCAGCTCTGTTATACCCTTCGTACCACCGTGATTCATACTTGTGATGTGGTGGCCTCCAAGGACATACAACTTCGGGTTTGGAACATTGGATCGAACATCCAACCTTGAGACCTTGGGAACAAATAAAGTTACCTTTTTTTAGCTCGGGGCACCTTTCACAATCAATGGCACATCTCATCTTGGACTTACTTTTAGTCCTACTCTTTCTTTAATCATTCCCACTGTCATTTATACCCaaccaaccggcttgtattcttgatctcggccaatcattcccatgaaatgaacatcattgtgtactggcgGCGGGTTGTTTGTAACATTGGGAGGGTCTTCGCCATTTGTTACCACAATTACATTTTCCGCGATGAGTCTTTCTATAGCTCTTTTCAGAGTCCAACATTCATCAATGTTATGCCCTCgggcacctgaatgatattcacatctagtatTTACTTGAAATCCATTTGAAtggggatgcatatggtggggagcgatgggtccaattacgcccatctgcttcaacttctagaatagactagagtatgattcagtcAATGGATTGAATTTTTCTACCGACCTaggctctcgaccataatcctgcctggGGCGAGCATTATAGGGTGCCCAAAAATTTTGCTGTTGAGGTCGGGGGATCCTTGGAGttggtgcccgtacctgttggTTGGTAGGTCGAGCATAGGATTAAGCATTAAACATTGTATACTATAGTGGGCCCATAAAGTACTAAGGAATTGACGGGGGAtaataatgttgagggtagctagATTGACCCTGCTAAACTTGCACATAAgtgtgcgatgcccctctttgaacttccctggatcctgAAGttatcatggacccttcatctctcttttttctatttgccaaacttcccgaacCATTTTGGATTGCTTGGGTGGTGTCTTTGAGAGTAGCCTGACTTACAATtatgccagtcttgaggccattttcaaccattttcccTATCTTGATTGCTTCTACAAAAGACCTACCCATTGCAGGCATCATAATTTGGAAATAATCAGGCTCTTGAGCCTCTAGAAAAACAATGATCAACTCAtgattatccatgggtggcttaactctagccgctttCTCCCTCCATTTTATGGCATACTCTCTAAAGCTTTCCGTCGgcttcttcatattggacagggaattgcgatctGGTGCAATAACAATGTTGTACTGTAATTGTTCAATGAAGGCCTGGGCCATGTCATCcaagacatgccagtgagagatatctttgttaatgaaccattcagaggctacccccagaagactttccccaaaataagccatcaacaattcttttttccacctgcacccctcacttggttgcaataccttttcaagtgggcgataggtcatcgtgtccatcatacttctcaatttttggggtcttgaaccttGATGgtaaatggatgtgagggaacatgcatagatcactgaatAAAACACTT contains:
- the LOC138897454 gene encoding uncharacterized protein codes for the protein MAQAFIEQLQYNIVIAPDRNSLSNMKKPTESFREYAIKWREKAARVKPPMDNHELIIVFLEAQEPDYFQIMMPAMGRSFVEAIKIGKMVENGLKTGIIVSQATLKDTTQAIQNGSGSLANRKKRDEGSMITSGSREVQRGASHTYVQV